DNA sequence from the bacterium genome:
ACCGCAAGCTGAAGAAGCCGACCCCGGCGGCGACCCGCAAGCTGCAGAACGCCGAACAGAAGGTGCGGCGGACGATCGACGAGCTCCAGCTCGGCAGGCGCCACATCACGACGGTGGTCGAGAAGCTGAAGAAGGCCGAGCGCGTGCTCGACCGGCAACACGACGTGATCGGCGCCGTCGAGCGCAAGACCAAGCAGACGGCGCCGGCGATCCTGCGCCTGGCGCCGCGGATCAAGAGCGATGACAGCCGTTCGGCGGCGGCGGCGGCGCGCCAGCTTCGGCTCGGCGTCGAGGAAGCGCGCCGTCAGGTCGACGAGCTGAAGGCGGCGCGCAAGCAGATCGCCGATCTCGAAGCCGAGGTCGGGATGAACCTCGAACAACTGACGCAGACCCTGCGCGTCATCCGCAAAGGCGAGTTCAAAGCCCAGGACGGCCAGAAGCGCCTCATCGAGGCCAACCTGCGCCTCGTCGTCAGCATCGCCAAGCGCTACACCAACCGCGGTCTCGGCTTCCTCGACCTGGTGCAGGAGGGCAACATCGGCCTGATGCGCGCGGTGGAGAAGTTCGAGTACCAGCGCGGGTACAAGTTCTCGACCTACGCGACATGGTGGATCCGCCAGTCGGTGAGCCGCGCCATCGCCGATCAGGCACGCACGATTCGCATTCCGGTGCACATGATCGAGACGATCAACAAGGTCGTCCGCTCGTCACGCTACCTGGTCCAGCAACTCGGGCGCGAGCCAACCCCGGAAGAGATCGCGCAGAAGATGGAGATGCCGCTCGACAAGGTGCGCAACGTGCTGCGCATCGTGAAGGAGCCGGTATCCCTCGAGACGCCGATCGGCGACGAGGAGGAGAGCTCGCTGGGGGATTTCGTCGAGGATCGCCAGACGGTGTCGCCCGCCGACGCCGCGGTCTACACGAGCCTCGAGGAGCAGACCCGCAAGGTTCTGGCGACGCTGACGCCGCGCGAGGAGCAGATCCTGCGCATGCGCTTCGGCATCGGCGAAAAGTCGGACTATACGCTCGAAGAGGTCGGGCAGCGTTTCGCCGTGACCCGCGAGCGCATCCGCCAGATCGAGGCCAAGGCCTTGCGCAAGTTGCGCCATCCGAGCCGCGCGCGCTCCATCGAGTCGTTCGTGGGGAACTGACCGGTTCGCGCAACGTGACACGGTGGTGGAGGGGTTGAAGGAGGAGGGGTCATGTTGAAGGGCAACGATCTCGAGGACGAGCTGAGACGCTGGCGCGCGGATCGAGCGCGCAAACAGACGGTGCGACAGCCGCTCAATGATCGCCGCACCGTGCGGGTGAACGGCCAGGAAGTGGTGGTCGTCACCAAGCCGAAGCGCGGCGCGTCGATCGTCTGACCACCATCCGACGCGTTCCGCGTTGACATTGCAGCGCGCGGGACCCTAGGGTCGAGCCATGCGCTCGATTCGAATCCGTTCGCTGCTCGTCGCCGCCGCCGGCCTGGCGCTGCTCGCCGGTCCGGCCGCGGCGGATCGTCCGACGTGCGAGGATCTGCTGTCAGCGCGCGCACTGGGGCAGTCGGATGAGCAGATCGCGGCGAGCTTCCGCACCACGACGGTGCGCGTCGCGGCGTGCGCGCGGGTAGCGGAGCAGCACGAGCGGCTCGACGCCAATCGACAGCACCTCGAAGCGGCGCGCGAGCAGCGCGTCGCTCGCTGATCCGCGCTTTCACCTTGCCTCGGCGCAACCCGCCGCGTATCGTTTTTTGTGATGCCCTGGCATCGAGTCCTGTTCGGGCTGTTGGCAATCGCCCTGGGAGCGCTTGCCCGACCGGCCGAGGCGCAGACCGTGCGCTATGTGCTCACGACGGAGAGTCGCCTGACCACCGTGTGCACCGATTGCGCCCCGATCGAGACGACCTCCAGCCCGCTGACCGGCTCGTTCGAGGTCAGCGTTCTCCCCGGTGATGCCTATGCGGTCGCCGCCGTGACCGGTGTCGCGTGGACGAGCAACAATCTGACGATCACCGGATCCGGCTTCCTGCAGCGCTTCGCCGACGAGCGCATGGCGGTGGTGCTCGATAGCCGATTCAACGGCCTCCCGGTGCTGCTCACGAGCGGCCGCCGGCAACCGTCCACGGCCAACGAGATTCGCCTGCGGCTCAGCTCGGCGCGGGGCGCGCACCGCGCCTTCTCGGTGACGATCGTGGCGGTTCCGGCGACGCCCGGCGCCCGCGACACGGACGGCGACGGCATCGCCGACGACGTCGACAACTGCCCGAGCGCGGCAAACGCCGATCAGCTCGACAGCGACGGCGACGGCGTCGGTGACGTCTGCGACGCCTGCGCCGGCACGGCCGCTAACAGCCTGGTACTGGCCGACGGCTGCGCCATCGATCAGGCCTGCCCCTGCGACGGCCCGCGCGCGGACGAGGAATGGTCGAGCCCGCGCGCCTACGTGCAATGCGTGGCGCAATCGCTCCGGGCGCTTCGCCTCGCCGGCCACCTCGGCAAGAGCGAGATTCGCCTGCGTCTGCAGGACGCCGTGCGCTCCGGCTGCGGCCGGCGCGTGCTGGCGATGGGCTGACGCCGCCTCAGTGGGTGTAGCCGTGCGTCGACTGCACGGCGGATTCGGTGGCGCTGTTGAGGTACGCCAGCACCCCTGGAGCATCGAAGTACTCGAAGCAGTACATCGCCGCCGCACCCAGGATCACGCCGTAGAAGAACTCCCGCACCGCCCGGTCCTCGCTCCGTGGCGAGTATAGGACAG
Encoded proteins:
- a CDS encoding thrombospondin type 3 repeat-containing protein → MAVVLDSRFNGLPVLLTSGRRQPSTANEIRLRLSSARGAHRAFSVTIVAVPATPGARDTDGDGIADDVDNCPSAANADQLDSDGDGVGDVCDACAGTAANSLVLADGCAIDQACPCDGPRADEEWSSPRAYVQCVAQSLRALRLAGHLGKSEIRLRLQDAVRSGCGRRVLAMG
- the rpoD gene encoding RNA polymerase sigma factor RpoD: MQRNRSHAKARKLADDSKAHGRAFDDLGDRLQGAEAGGEEIDGVISMLGEIDVESVESLAEAGLGKDVAEKEGEWVEEEREEPRPAAAAATTASSFAEDTSDPVRMYLQEIGAVSLLSREQEVEIAKQIEEGEKQVRENVLNHPFLINYLLELADRIKAGELSERELKDEEAESDENQEEGAEEASASDGAILKILEKLRKVAAERTQAREAHRKLKKPTPAATRKLQNAEQKVRRTIDELQLGRRHITTVVEKLKKAERVLDRQHDVIGAVERKTKQTAPAILRLAPRIKSDDSRSAAAAARQLRLGVEEARRQVDELKAARKQIADLEAEVGMNLEQLTQTLRVIRKGEFKAQDGQKRLIEANLRLVVSIAKRYTNRGLGFLDLVQEGNIGLMRAVEKFEYQRGYKFSTYATWWIRQSVSRAIADQARTIRIPVHMIETINKVVRSSRYLVQQLGREPTPEEIAQKMEMPLDKVRNVLRIVKEPVSLETPIGDEEESSLGDFVEDRQTVSPADAAVYTSLEEQTRKVLATLTPREEQILRMRFGIGEKSDYTLEEVGQRFAVTRERIRQIEAKALRKLRHPSRARSIESFVGN